AAATCTTTGGGAGTATGATATGCAAAACATTTTGAAATCCAAACCAAGATAACAAAACCTTTCCCAACACCAAATGGGGGTTGGCTAAAAGAATCCTTCTGTTGCAATTCTACTCAGTCAAGTTAGCATTAGCatatttgaaaacttgaaatcatTTTCAGAAATCTTTTGGGCCAAAGTGGAAGATCAGTTGAACAGTATATGAACCAGATCACATGCAATTGCAAGTTGCATTGGTTTGACCTACTCTCCGTTGAATACTTTCTTAGCCAACAATAGTTACAATACACATGAGAATAGCATAACACATTCGTACCAACAGCCAGATGAAGAATATAGAAGCATTCCACTAAGTGTATGTATCTAACTTAAGTAAGATGGAATTGCAGCTCACTGTGAATGTATGCTGTTGCTTTGCAGCGCCGTAGCTTTCTTTCACAACGCGACCTGCAACAATCCTTGTTCCACATGGAGGACCACTGGCACTTCGAGACGCAATGTTGAACCTGCAACAATAAACATATTAGAAAGGCAAACCAAAGGGCAGGTTAGGAAAATACTGAATATAGCAACTACACTTTCGGTTCATTACTGACTGTTTATGTGTGGTAATAGCCCAAGCATCACAAGAATAGGGAACAAACATCAAAGGATCATCTAAACTCTCCTTTGTGCATTTAGATACTCGAATCAAGAGAACTGACAGAATTTTCCATCTTGCACCAGCAAATGGACACTATTAGCATTAGTATCGCTAATATCCATCTCACAATTCCTCACTTAGTATCGCTAATATCCATCTCACAATTCCTCACTTAGTATCGCTAATATCCATCTCACAATTCCTCACTTAGTAAACACCAGGCTTTTGATTGTTTGGAAGGTTctccttacttgttttttgTAAGTTTGTTCTTTCAACGGAATCCTTATtcacccaaaaataaataaaaaattagacaGTAGGCTTTATCAAAATATTCATTTTCTCAAGAacacagaatttttttttccggtcaatcAGAAATTTAAGAACATAAAGAATTGTCAACAGTACTCACATTTCGTACACATTTTGTTCAAACATGACAACATCTCCTGTGCATGCATCACCTGCATATATGTCAGAAAGAAGCATCAAAATACACAGAAACTGAGCTCTCAAAACATATATGGAAGATGCAAAATATGTGAAAGTCATTAGATGGGGAATCCGATAACTTGTCTTACGAATGTGAAGCACAGTGCTTTCTCCAACCAGTTTACTGTGTTTCGAATGTGGTGAAATATACTAATTCCAGTGAGACAAAGCTTATTATAAGGCTAGATACCCCCTTCTGTACATAAGGGTGAGGCAATGCGACTAGATAATCTCCAATGGAAGTCTAGACAGCCTAATTGGTTCTAAGGTATATGAGGTCCACTAATATTagctatgtttttttttcttcattgagAAAAGCCATCTATGAAATAAGAAACTGAAACCGAATAAAGAAACTTCTGTGAACTCAGACAATGCATACCTTTGCAGTACCATAAGAAGCTAGATATTGGGTACTTCCTCTCTCCACCACTATTGAGGATGCTGAAGTCGTACAGCAGAGTTAAGCAAAGTAATACATTTAGGAAATCCTTATAATGATCCAAACAACAACGTATGGCAACTTATAATCAAGCAAagtaaccaaacaaaaaataagcaaaagtTACAAAATACTACCTTAGATGCTCTTTAATGCGCCCGATGAGGGTGTCTTTGTTTCCTGTCAACCTCAACCCATGTTTCCTCAAGTATACCTTGCATTGCTCCACTTTCAGTTTCTCCACCTGCCCAACTGCCACCAATGAATCAGATTTCTATCAGAACATATTCAGTTAAGCACACCTTTTAtccaaccaaaaagaaaagaaacggaaaaaaacaattttggatAACCTTCTACGATCTTTCGGACAACCTCGAAACTCCTTTGGTCCTCTTCATTAAGCTCCGGCACGATTACATCTGGGTTTTCTTCATTTCCCTCTTCCGTTTCCTTAACAGTACTGCACAAAACCAAAGACACCCATTTGATCAAAGACTGAAACTTTGGTTCATAGGGTAATAAAATCAAACGACACCTGTGCATACAAAGAAGACTCACCGAGACTTGGATTTCTTCTTGATAGAGAGCCTTGAAAAGCTAGATCGAGTCTCTTCGACAGCGTCGAAAGTTGGGTCTTCATCCGAATCATCAGAATCGCATTCTTCAGTGtcagattcttcttcttcttcattttgacGAAATTTCTCTGCTTCTAGATTTTGCTTGGAAATCCCCATTACTTCGTCCTTTATTTTGATTGAACTTTCTGGGTTTTGAAGACTCTTTCTTGTGTAATCTTTTCTGGAGCTTCTGCTAAAGCGGAAAGGGTTGCTAAAGGTCTTTTGAAGGAAGGAAAGTTACCGTTGGAAATGGTTGGAATGGGAacggtttttttaattttaagttCCAAAGCAAAGATTTGAAAACTATGCATTATTACACAGGCCACGCCGAGGTGCAATCCCGAGTTGTGAGCCCGAATCATCAGAATCGTATTCCTCAGTGAGATTGGAACCCCAGAATTAGTCAAGTATGCGATACCTGACTTGTACTTGAGTTAAAACCAAAGAAAAGTTCTGTATGGTTTTTcgaagaggtttttttttttttaaatcttaacCAGGTGGTGTGGGCCGCAACGCTCAAACAGTAGCCTTCTACAACAATTTCACACAACTCTCACAATTGCAAAGCGGGTGAGCCTAAGTCACGTAATGCGTGTGCGTAAGTAGAAATGAGAACATAAGCGCAAATGTAGAAGCATCTTTTGAAAATATCTCAAACTATTAAACTTCAAGAGAGCTAGAATTAAGAGCCATAGCAAAACCGGAGCATCCTACTAGATTATCATTCGAAAAATCGGAAATGTTTCTGCCATTAACTTTCGATAAATTTGAAATTGTTCAAAACTAGAAGTGACGAAGAGATCAGAGCAATCTGAAATGGTTCGGAGTCTTCAGACATTGATTCGAACAAATTAAGATTGCTCAGATTTCAGGCACTCCTCGCCGGGTGCATCGCCGATGGTGATGAAAAAGAGACAGGTACTCGAGACAAATTTTTaagtggtgatggtgatggttgGGTCAATGGATGCCAGATGAGGTGGTAGTTATTAGAGGGGTGATGGAAGAGAGGGATGACGGATGGTAGTCTGAAGTTGGTGGTCGTGCTAGATGAGAAAGGAAGGGGTGGGTAGtgaacaaagaaagaagaaaatggtaACCATGATTTCCTGAActatagatttctttttccaaaacttcAAATACATAATTTGATCGTAGGATTATTCAAAATGATATGCAAAGCTATTGTTCTTTTGAATTCTAAACACAATGAAGAGATTCCACAGGTGACATGGCATACAGCAGTATTTAAGCGTCTATCGTATGCGATGAGCGAAACACACAAACACCGAATAGAATCTATGTCTAGCTCAGTTGTGAGAAATGCCCACTTCTCATACATGTTTTGGCTACTAAACCAATTTCATTTCTATCAAATCTCCAAATGGCATGTTGTCCCATCCATATAAGGTACTCACAACGCCTGTACTGTGTAACTTGAATCATACTGTAAACCAAAAATTGCAAGTCGCCTATAAAAATGAGTCTTTTAAAAACGTTCGAGAGGACCAGGCACTCAACATCAGGTTTCTGGTGGGAAAAGTTCCCAACAAGCAGCTTCGGTCAACGTACAAATCTGGAGAAACTAAAATAGAGCTTGGAAACTTCAAGCAGATGGTATATCAGTACATCACCAAATTTTCTTCCGCACCCAAAAGAGGAGGATGACAACTCCGAGGACAATGGCTACAGGGGCCCACTTCCGGATCAAAGCCTGCAGTGGAGGATGAAAATCAAATCATACGAGCGAATTAGTAAGATGTCCGTCCAAATACAAGATTCGAAATTCAGTTCATAAGCAGACTAGCACTGTTaatgaagataaaaaaacaaaaaggagggaGGGTGGGAGTGCGTAGGGAACTAGGCTTGTCTAAAGTAGGCTCACAACAGTCATTTCGAAACAGATGGGAACATATGTAGCCTACTTCAATTGACCTCACTCCAACTCCAATAACGATATGCTGAGGTCAAGTTGCAATTGCATATTTAAAGTAAGAACAATATCATCTGTACATCCTCTATATCAGGTAACCCTGTATCTGATATACTCGTAAGTCGTACCGTAGATCTTCATCAGAAGTTTCAAGTGGAGAGATGAAGATTGCCATGGACTTTCGGGAAACAAGCTAGTATTAGATTGAGGTCCAAGATTCCAAAGCATAAAAAAATACTGTGAAATCAGTAGGCCAATTACACATTGAaggatgttaaaaaaaaacacatggagGAATGCTTGATCAACGAAGACTAATCTTCATATTTTTTATGGTGAATCAAACCATGTTAATATGCAGGAATCAGCTGATCCTCACAAGGATTGTCCATAAGGCTCATGTAACATCTAGACAGTCCCAATATGCCCCAGCTGACTGCAAGTGATGGATATAAAACAGTGTTGGGATAGGAGGTGGTAtgtatttgataaattttctcAGGAAGTTTGAATCACAGATCCCCTAGAGCACATGTCTACCATTCCATGATCCAGTTGAACTAACCTGCCGATTTAAATCCTTTGCCTTATCAGCATATATGCGGGACTCTGATGTCAAGCGGCTGGACATTTGACTGACCTCTGCAAAGAGAGAAATACAAgctagaaaataaataaaaatctgcAAGAGAAATACTAGGATAGCACGAACAAGTAGTACCCAACACTTGAAAGGTAAAACAGGTAGTAACTAGTAACTACTACAAGGGGTTTGCTGTTGTCCATATTAGCTTCATAAACTTACAAGGCCAAAAGGCCTATTTTATAGTTGGCAGAGCTTAaccaaaaccttctctctctaccactCGCTTCTAAGGAAAAGTCCCTTCTTAACTATGGTTTTCTTGTCCAAGGAGGAAGCTGGTCTTAAACAATGTTTCTATAATTCAGAACCTCAAGGAAATTTTAGGAAACCATTCAAACAATTTTCTTAACAAAACTCTGTTCCTCCCAGTCCTTTTAAGGAAATTAGCGGGCGACGAGTTACACAATATGTAAAAGATATACCACAAAGTAGTTCAGCTAAAAATCCCATTATAATTCTTTAAAATTTGGAAGTAGGACTGTCATCTTCTTTCACTCTACTAGTTTCTCTCCCAACTTCCCCACATTGCTACCTCCGCATCCCTCCTCTCCTCCTGCCTCCTCCACCCCTCCCTTCCTTGCTTACCCTGCCATGTCGTCACCCTCTCACCAAAAATGCCTCTGGTTATGCCTCCTGACACCCATTTCATACATTAtgtttccccccccccccccccccccccccccccccccccccctcccggTAAATTGCCTCTTGACATTGTCTCTCTCTGCCCGCCATGAAGAGAGACATGATGGTACAAAGATTGGGCGCAATCAAACCCAGCTCAAGCTCCCATTGATTTGTGGAAACGAGAAGGTTTTCTACGAGGGATTAAAGCTGAAGAAAGTGAAGGATGTTAAGATGTATGGCTTATGCAGTAAAGGTGCAGAAATACTTCACAAAGCCCAGAGCCTACTACTATCTCACTCATTGCGAAAGGTAAGCGCTTGGCCAAGTTCACGAAAAGCATCTGGAAGTGCTtgtagaaaatttcaaaaacgtAGCTTTGGAAGCATGAATGAGTTTTCATGTCATGTAGCCATGAATGGACCTGATTGATTCATATTTTTCAAGGACCAGTAAGATGAGTGAGAACAGTTTTGAAGTTTACTTctcaagttttttgaaaacatattACGTTTTGTGGATTGGTAGGCACTCAGCAGTATCTTCTGGTTCCTTGTCAACGCCTGTttgatattttaaaattcaaaagaaaCTCAAACTTTGTACTAGGGCCCTATGGGTCCCAGATGAGTCAGATTGAACGTGTTCTATAGAGCATGcccacgtgtgtgtgtgtgcgcgcgcttTTTATATGTTGGTCAGCAGCACTAACGAGGGAGgcgaggggaggagagagaggctgGACTGAGATGGAAAAGTATGACGGTGGTTGCATGATTttttcaataaagacaaaaataagtaaaaaaacgTCATTTTCATTTCGCCATTAACAGGGGATGTGGAGGAGCTATATTGTCCAGCTCCCTCAACTAACGCGGCACCAGTTATGCACCAGAACGAAACATATCATGGGGGAGTGTATTATCCTTTTGCTGCCGCTAGGCTGGCTAACAATATACAGCAGCCTCCTGGTGGGTTTAATAAAAAGAACAACAGGTTCTTGTCTTTTAATGCATCCTGACATTGAATAAAAAACATGGGAGTAGTCCGCATTTTAACAGTCTACTAGCTGATCCTGGCCTAGGAGTACAATACCTGACCAAAAAAGAATGTGTTTGATTTCCCGAGGAGGAAAATTTTCCTCCAACAAGTTTGGTTACCAAGAGTATTATACCAACATCGCCGTAAAGCTTAACTTGATTATCTTCAATGACAAAATGCTTTCTTTAAGGTGGAAGGCGATCAATAAATTAAGCACAATGATCCCAACTCCCAATAATATGTATCCTATGTTTTCTTACATCAATCTGGCATGTCCAGTAACCCGTTTAACATTTGAAACGTCTTCCTAGTTATATCAGGAATCACTTAGATAAACCTCAAGACTAATTAGAGAGCCTGGTATAATGCTGCATTTGATTTTGATAGAAATTCTCAGATTTCTCATCCTATTCAATCCAGTTGGGGTGCCCTATACATGACATGTCTCTTGGGAGGAGTAACATGAAATACAAAACTAGGAGCACTCAATACTCTCATTTTAAAGGGGGAATCGATCCATGGAGAGTTTTAAATCAGTTGTACCTCTTAAAATGACTTTTCCTTGTGCATAGATacatgaagaagaaaaacaaaatgccaaaaaaagaagaagcatgcTCATCAAGACAGAAAATTAAGCCCGTGTTGAGAATTCGCCATTTTATATTTTAATGGATAATTCTAACCAATTAGACAACAACAAAGCTAACACAAATTAACAGAAAAAGAGTCACTTACGGTCCAACTTTTCACCAACACCGAGAACTTCCTGTACATTGCGAGTCATAATTTGGTGAACTTCATAGAGTTCATCATTCAGCTTTGAAATATTCCTCTGAGTCCGTGTGTCCTGGTACAGTTTCTTTGTCTTCTGTATGAATGTAtctttgaaatgaaaaaaacgAACTCCTCATTTATCAAATATAGGAAAATCGCCATTCATAAgtgttagaagtgtttattagagagagtgggtttgtcccacatcgtctaTCTTATGTATGTGTAACTCTCCAGAGTAATATAAACAAAGTTATATGTgtaagggttcattaacaccctatacactttctcTTATCTCTAACAACAATAAGCACTTCCAACGAGGGAAGAAAGACATACCGAATTTTATGAAAGCATAAGGTCTAGCAGCAGTTTCAATTTGACTCCCATTAACACGCTCAAACTCATTTTTAAGGTCTTCCAAGTACTGAAAGGCAAGTTTCTTTGGATACGCACGATCGCACATGGTCAAATAGCAAACACGCCCCTCAATAATATAACTGAGAACTTGGGTTAAGAGATCTAAAATCCATGGATGGTGCATTttcaaagagaagaaaaaagaatagtATGAGAAACAGCAGATtagagcaaaaataaaaaaaatatcatgtCTTCTTTGACTGAAGACACCATAGATACAGAATGTGCATTGTCCATGACCCACATCACATATAGCTATGCAAAATTTTCAGATAAttgcaaaaattgtaaaatcatGTCTTCTTATTGGGTAATACATATGTCAcaaattagagaaaaatactGCCACAAAATATCATTGTTTCTTGTTACTCACTATTTAGTCTACCAGAAGCATGGCAGAAACTACCCAAAAACAATAGGATGCAAGTTTCTGAATCTGAAGTTACAAGACATGCGAAAAGGCACCTCTCAAGTATAATGCATATGTCAGGACTCCAGCTAAAGCTGGAAAACTAATGTGGATTATGTAGTACAATTAGTTCTATATGCACGAGAATATGAGGGGGAAAGAGACTTATATCAGCTAATGACAAGGATACTGAAAAATGTATGGCCCCGTTTCAACCGACATTCTTGAAGGTTCATTCTGTCCTCTTGAAAGGTTCTTGAACAAAGCCTTGACTTGCTGTTTGTAAAATTCAGCATCCTGTAAATCACGCCCATCATCCAGTCCCTCCGCTAGTGGAAGCCCATCGGTTACACGAGCAATCATTGTCAGCTTCACCATCTTTACTTCTTCACAATTTCTCAGCTTTACGAGATGGATGGAGGTACGTTAAACAATATAGAACACAATACctcaaacaaaagaaacaaaaactcGCAAAATACGAACTATGGTGAAGGTTAACAGGCCCTTTGGATTgtgaggaaagaaagaaaaaagaaaggattgtgGTTTCTCACCAAAAGTGGTGAGATTTTATGAGAAACAAAATGACCGAGTAAAAGATTCATCTTTCTTGTTCAATTTTCATCTTTCCTCACAACTTCTCATCTCCTCCAGCTATCCAAGCAAGTGAAAGAgttcttgtttctttcttttctcatcttttcttaccatccaaaggggctgttaaATGACTAGTTTGTCTTTATCAATTagggaaaggaagagaaaacaaagGAGTGTGGCCTCTCACCGATTCTCACCAAAAGTGCTGAGAAACAAAATGACCCAATAAAAGATTCATCTTTCTTGTtcatttttcatcttttctcACAATTTATCATCTtctagtttctttcttttctcatctgTTCTaaccatccaaaggggctgttaaATGACTAGTTTATCTTTAATCAATCAACCAGGGAAATTAAGATCACCAAAACAATTCAACTCCACAACAAATAACCGAGTAAATTAgccacacaaaaaaagagagaggaataaGTAATTCGATTGCATCAGAGATCCgataaattgaaaagaaatCAGAAACAAGAATTACGACAGTAGTTGCATCAACGGATAATTCTAATACCTCATTCGTATATATCTCTTCGTTTATGTGTGGATCTGTATGTGTATCGCAGTTGAGATCTTCGCTTTGATTAACTAATGAAAAGTTAAGAATTTCCGAACTTCACTTCCAATTTTGACGATCTGAGCGAAGGTTACGACGACAATGGATGAATGAGTAAGATTGGATTGAAGACAGCGAAAACTTTCAATAGGGCTTTTGAGCGAAGTCCAGGTTttgtaatgagagagagagagagagagagagagagagagagagagagagagttaatgCAGAAAGGTGGACACCGAgggcggttttttttttcccaaaa
This DNA window, taken from Rhododendron vialii isolate Sample 1 chromosome 8a, ASM3025357v1, encodes the following:
- the LOC131298991 gene encoding 25.3 kDa vesicle transport protein SEC22-1-like isoform X1 — its product is MVKLTMIARVTDGLPLAEGLDDGRDLQDAEFYKQQVKALFKNLSRGQNEPSRMSVETGPYIFHYIIEGRVCYLTMCDRAYPKKLAFQYLEDLKNEFERVNGSQIETAARPYAFIKFDTFIQKTKKLYQDTRTQRNISKLNDELYEVHQIMTRNVQEVLGVGEKLDQVSQMSSRLTSESRIYADKAKDLNRQALIRKWAPVAIVLGVVILLFWVRKKIW
- the LOC131298991 gene encoding 25.3 kDa vesicle transport protein SEC22-1-like isoform X2 translates to MVKLTMIARVTDGLPLAEGLDDGRDLQDAEFYKQQVKALFKNLSRGQNEPSRMSVETGPYIFHYIIEGRVCYLTMCDRAYPKKLAFQYLEDLKNEFERVNGSQIETAARPYAFIKFDTFIQKTKKLYQDTRTQRNISKLNDELYEVHQIMTRNVQEVLGVGEKLDQVSQMSSRLTSESRIYADKAKDLNRQSAGAYWDCLDVT